The following proteins are co-located in the Cyprinus carpio isolate SPL01 chromosome B19, ASM1834038v1, whole genome shotgun sequence genome:
- the LOC122134428 gene encoding C-type lectin domain family 4 member F-like encodes MSENIYGNVNTDRTWDMDRRTKANHTPQHTGSDSVQIRSSRAAAVCLLLLCVFLLTAVIVLCVHVHTKNTNHREERHKLLTKINNLTEQSDLLLTKYINMTNERNGLLIKNDNLTEKRDLLLTKYINMTNERNGLLIKNDNLTKQRDQFNQERNQLQKILNETGGWFHSDFSFYFMSSMKKSWDESRRYCTERGADLIIINSREKQDFVTKITDKREFWIGVTDIVEEGTWKWVDGTSVTSGFWASSGHIREPNGGKLENCAVTYLKKNPELIGWIDVNCNGAYQWICEKSSWF; translated from the exons ATGTCTGAGAATATTTACGGCAATGTAAACACTGACAGAACATGGGATATGGACAGACGCACCAAGGCAAACCATACACCTCAACACACAG GAAGTGATTCAGTGCAGATCAGAAGCTCCAGAGCAGCTGCAGTGTGTTTGttgctgctgtgtgtttttctgctgactgcagtcatagtgctgtGTGTCCACGTCCATACAAAGAACACAAACCACAGAGAAGAGAGACACAAACTACTAACCAAGATTAACAACCTCACAGAACAGAGTGACCTGCTTCTAACCAAGTACATAAACATGACAAATGAAAGGAATGGATTATTAATCAAGAATGACAACCTGACTGAAAAAAGAGACCTGCTTCTAACCAAGTACATAAACATGACAAATGAAAGGAATGGATTATTAATCAAGAATGACAACCTGACTAAACAAAGAGACCAGTTCAATCAAGAGAGGAATCAACTGCAGAAGATTCTCAATGAAACAG GTGGATGGTTCCACTCTGACTTCAGCTTTTACTTCATGTCCTCAATGAAGAAGAGCTGGGATGAGAGCAGAAGATACTGTacagagagaggagcagatctgatcatcataaacAGCAGAGAGAAACAA GATTTTGTTACAAAAATTACTGATAAAAGAGAATTCTGGATTGGTGTGACTGACATCGTGGAAGAGGGCACatggaaatgggttgatggcaCCAGCGTGACCTCTGG GTTCTGGGCATCCAGTGGACACATAAGAGAGCCAAATGGAGGAAAACTAGAGAATTGTGCtgtgacttatttaaaaaagaaccCTGAATTGATAGGGTGGATTGATGTTAATTGCAATGGTGCTTATCAATGGATCTGTGAGAAGAGTAGTTGGTTCTAA